Proteins encoded within one genomic window of Methanothrix harundinacea 6Ac:
- a CDS encoding ArsA family ATPase, with translation MRLVYMAGKGGVGKSVCSAATGLWASEQGKKTLAFSMDPAHSLSDILEADIGDQPTPIAENLYAVEPDLAAEAEKFYAAYRSLFRALFEMFQFEVRPADFGVLPGVGELIFMDRLYDVYMEGDYEVVVIDSAPTALVLPLLKLPEVTTGVVTRLLGMKSRWTGIFNMLEPGFGDSVVKEVRRLRTKAETMRNALIDPEITTISVVMIPEKAAVLESERLIKTVEAHGVTVDSIIVNHVMAPCGCDYCSRRVASQKGYIEEIKTKFANKQIALLPSYGEEVKGAGLAQVARDLYERGQVRI, from the coding sequence ATGCGACTCGTCTACATGGCCGGGAAGGGGGGCGTCGGAAAGAGCGTCTGCTCGGCGGCGACGGGGCTCTGGGCCTCCGAGCAGGGCAAAAAGACCCTCGCCTTCTCCATGGACCCCGCCCACTCCCTATCCGACATCCTGGAGGCGGATATCGGAGATCAGCCCACCCCCATAGCCGAGAACCTCTACGCCGTCGAGCCGGACCTCGCCGCCGAGGCGGAGAAGTTCTACGCCGCCTACAGGAGCCTCTTCCGGGCGTTATTCGAGATGTTTCAGTTTGAGGTCCGGCCTGCGGACTTCGGGGTCCTCCCCGGCGTCGGGGAGCTGATCTTCATGGACCGGCTCTACGACGTTTACATGGAAGGAGATTACGAGGTCGTCGTCATCGACTCCGCCCCCACCGCCCTCGTCCTCCCGCTCCTGAAGCTCCCCGAGGTGACGACCGGGGTCGTCACCCGCCTTTTGGGGATGAAGTCGCGGTGGACGGGGATCTTCAACATGCTGGAGCCGGGCTTCGGCGACTCCGTCGTCAAGGAGGTCCGCCGCCTCAGAACAAAAGCCGAGACGATGAGAAACGCCCTCATCGACCCCGAGATCACCACCATATCCGTCGTCATGATCCCAGAGAAGGCGGCGGTCCTGGAGAGCGAGCGGCTTATAAAGACCGTCGAGGCCCACGGGGTCACCGTCGACTCCATCATCGTAAACCACGTGATGGCCCCCTGCGGTTGTGACTACTGCAGCCGGCGGGTCGCCTCGCAGAAAGGATACATCGAGGAGATCAAAACCAAGTTCGCGAATAAGCAGATCGCGCTCCTGCCCTCCTACGGCGAGGAGGTGAAGGGCGCGGGGCTCGCGCAGGTGGCGCGGGATCTTTATGAGAGGGGGCAGGTGAGGATATAG
- a CDS encoding methionine adenosyltransferase, producing MTRNIKVEKLSQQPVEEQMIELVERKGIGHPDSIADGLAESISRALCHEYKSRVGAVLHHNTDETQVVAGRSCPAFGGGEIIQPIYVLLSGRATRFFEEQEIPVDVIARRTAKEYIRSVLCNIDVSDHVILDCRIGTGSSDLQDVFKRKVPGANDTSFGVGYAPFSETETVVYNTERFLMDLKKRIPAIGEDVKVMAMRSGDIINITVACAMVGRHLDDLADYMETKEVIVREIEENVCSCAQRKVKVQLNVADDPESGSVYLTVSGTSAEMGDDGSVGRGNRANGLITLNRPMSMEATSGKNPIRHVGKIYNLLSTQIANKIVSEVDEVGEVYVRILSQIGKPIDEPHMLSIQTTVKEGANYSQVQAEAEQIANQWLDDILVIQEKLMKGELKTF from the coding sequence ATGACGAGAAATATCAAGGTCGAGAAGCTGAGCCAGCAGCCAGTCGAAGAGCAGATGATCGAGCTTGTGGAGAGGAAGGGGATCGGCCACCCCGACAGCATCGCCGACGGCCTGGCGGAGTCGATCAGCCGCGCCCTCTGCCACGAGTACAAGAGTCGGGTCGGCGCGGTCCTCCACCACAACACCGACGAGACCCAGGTCGTCGCCGGCAGGTCCTGCCCCGCCTTCGGCGGCGGCGAGATCATCCAGCCGATATACGTCCTCCTCTCCGGGAGGGCTACGCGGTTCTTCGAAGAGCAGGAGATCCCCGTCGACGTCATCGCGAGGAGGACGGCGAAGGAGTACATAAGAAGCGTCCTCTGCAACATCGACGTCAGCGACCACGTCATCCTCGACTGCAGGATCGGGACCGGCTCCTCCGACCTCCAGGACGTCTTCAAGAGGAAGGTCCCCGGCGCCAACGACACCTCCTTCGGCGTCGGATACGCCCCCTTCTCCGAGACGGAGACCGTCGTCTACAACACCGAGCGGTTCCTCATGGACCTGAAGAAGAGGATCCCGGCCATCGGCGAGGACGTCAAGGTGATGGCCATGAGGTCCGGAGACATCATAAACATCACCGTCGCCTGCGCCATGGTCGGAAGGCACCTCGACGACCTCGCCGACTACATGGAGACCAAAGAGGTGATCGTCCGGGAGATCGAGGAGAACGTCTGCTCCTGTGCACAAAGGAAGGTCAAGGTCCAGCTGAACGTCGCCGACGACCCCGAGTCCGGATCCGTCTACCTCACCGTCTCGGGGACCTCCGCGGAGATGGGGGACGACGGCTCCGTCGGCCGGGGCAACCGGGCCAACGGCCTCATCACCCTCAACCGCCCCATGAGCATGGAGGCGACGAGCGGGAAAAACCCCATCAGGCACGTCGGGAAGATCTACAACCTCCTCTCCACCCAGATCGCCAATAAAATTGTATCCGAGGTGGACGAGGTCGGCGAGGTCTACGTCCGGATCCTCTCCCAGATAGGTAAGCCCATCGACGAGCCCCACATGCTCAGCATCCAGACCACGGTGAAGGAGGGGGCCAACTACTCCCAAGTCCAGGCCGAGGCGGAACAGATCGCAAACCAGTGGCTCGACGACATCCTGGTGATCCAGGAGAAGCTGATGAAGGGGGAGCTGAAGACTTTCTGA
- a CDS encoding CAP domain-containing protein: MFFLLASSTVQASDLQSPLTEEEWQLARLVNEYREESGLGAVLVTNSLTKVARAHVADLNAHHPDTATYGTGECNRHSWSSFGDWTAVCYTGSAQASAMWNKPREITESYTGNGYEVAYWSGQGATPSSAMGEWKNSAAHSDTILQQGIFAGTVWQAMGVAIDGDYAVIWFGTDTDPAGPVPVTDTSEAEAAYAGLTLAARKGEYAPGETVEFVLRKVTPGSASLVGAYYEIEKDVDGEWRSYYRTSPDNWRFKTPVIEFGGVAKAIQWDQRQRGDPDNVASRGGYRMKFFAPEAFDGFLTAEFAIV; this comes from the coding sequence TTGTTTTTTTTACTCGCATCCTCGACCGTCCAAGCATCAGACCTGCAGAGCCCCCTGACCGAGGAGGAGTGGCAGCTGGCCCGCCTGGTGAACGAGTACCGGGAGGAGAGCGGCCTTGGGGCCGTCCTGGTCACAAACTCGCTGACCAAAGTCGCCCGAGCCCACGTCGCAGACCTGAACGCCCACCATCCCGATACTGCCACCTATGGAACGGGCGAATGCAACCGCCACAGCTGGTCTAGCTTCGGCGACTGGACGGCGGTCTGCTACACCGGAAGCGCCCAGGCATCGGCGATGTGGAACAAGCCCCGGGAGATCACCGAGAGCTACACCGGCAACGGCTACGAGGTCGCATACTGGAGCGGTCAGGGGGCGACGCCCTCGTCCGCCATGGGCGAGTGGAAGAATAGCGCCGCCCACAGCGACACCATCCTCCAGCAAGGCATCTTCGCCGGGACGGTCTGGCAGGCGATGGGGGTGGCCATCGACGGCGACTACGCCGTGATCTGGTTCGGCACAGACACAGACCCCGCGGGCCCCGTCCCCGTCACCGACACCTCGGAGGCCGAGGCGGCATACGCCGGCCTGACCCTCGCGGCCAGGAAGGGGGAGTACGCGCCGGGCGAGACCGTCGAGTTCGTCCTGAGAAAAGTGACCCCTGGAAGCGCGAGCCTCGTAGGGGCTTACTACGAGATCGAGAAGGATGTGGACGGCGAGTGGAGATCCTACTACAGGACAAGCCCCGATAATTGGCGGTTCAAGACGCCGGTCATCGAGTTCGGCGGCGTGGCGAAGGCGATCCAGTGGGACCAGCGCCAGAGGGGCGATCCCGATAACGTCGCCTCCCGGGGCGGGTACAGGATGAAGTTTTTTGCGCCCGAGGCCTTCGACGGCTTCTTGACCGCGGAGTTTGCGATCGTTTAG